One Ranitomeya variabilis isolate aRanVar5 chromosome 4, aRanVar5.hap1, whole genome shotgun sequence genomic window, tcacctctccagtcagcagctcaatcatcttgtaggtgagttctaggatcttgtgGTCAttaatgtcctcatgtatcagggggtgaggtggaggccccgtgattgggctcaggggtcttccccatccctcagacacagggtcactagaggtcttcttcaccactgtgtaatcctggttatggagagacacattaataaatctcactacagacatttccagagtcctcacctctccagttctgtccatctgttattcccatagataagaatgatgtaatgtgacgtcatcagaatctctcacctctccagtaagccggaagaggatctctagggtgaggtgtaatatcctctccgccatcttgtctctgtccatatccatctttgatggataAGCCAAAAAATTATCTTCTATGGAAGGATCTTCACTGAGAAGAtccgagacctgaatgagaagatgagccgatgtaatatcataaaaatcctgtgtaataatacaattactggagataataagggaaacatatgagattattttacactatttagttttcttctttgacatctactaataaaacctatatatttaggccacagacaacaa contains:
- the LOC143767069 gene encoding oocyte zinc finger protein XlCOF29-like, whose protein sequence is MWTAALRVEVSDLLSEDPSIEDNFLAYPSKMDMDRDKMAERILHLTLEILFRLTGEDYTVVKKTSSDPVSEGWGRPLSPITGPPPHPLIHEDINDHKILELTYKMIELLTGESSTPNNDDRKRMGPHVIRKYVRGCQRRTEQ